Proteins encoded in a region of the Clostridium beijerinckii genome:
- a CDS encoding ROK family transcriptional regulator, whose amino-acid sequence MEAYKSFESLNDRCRYIFRVIQENGPIAKNELANITKIKLTTLNRDLKILIDEKIIVESDIGESTGGRKPSLYDVNHSEFYIMGIDISRIYTRIVITNLKLKILEEKLLSHEYDMNTISEIIPNVIKECCMKLKIQKSAIIGIGIGIVGGFNSDQLKDELKREFDTIICIDNGANAAVIGEYNFGIGKGKKNIAYINCGVGIRTGIISSGVLIRTINNVEDAFGHMVVDADGELCSCGNYGCIESYVSISNITKKFIDEIKENRVSWLNKNLNDINYTDVCSLGERENEVAMSIIKDTALYFGIGLSNYIKLFNPELIILSGPLIQQSKLFYETTKEIALQKCHIKNNNIQFIRGGYFEDKSIAVGACAMVIQKIQN is encoded by the coding sequence TTGGAAGCATATAAAAGTTTTGAATCGTTAAATGATAGGTGCAGATATATCTTTCGCGTTATACAAGAAAATGGTCCTATCGCTAAAAATGAATTGGCAAACATAACTAAGATAAAATTAACTACATTAAATAGAGATCTTAAAATATTAATTGACGAAAAAATCATTGTGGAAAGTGACATTGGAGAATCTACAGGAGGAAGAAAGCCTAGTTTATATGATGTAAATCATAGTGAATTTTATATTATGGGAATTGATATTTCAAGAATTTACACTAGAATAGTCATAACAAATTTGAAATTAAAAATACTAGAAGAAAAATTATTAAGCCATGAATATGATATGAATACAATATCTGAAATTATACCTAATGTTATAAAAGAATGTTGTATGAAATTAAAAATACAAAAATCAGCAATTATTGGAATTGGAATAGGAATAGTTGGTGGATTTAATTCTGATCAATTAAAAGATGAACTAAAAAGAGAATTTGATACAATAATATGCATAGATAATGGTGCTAATGCAGCTGTTATAGGCGAATATAACTTTGGAATTGGGAAAGGTAAAAAGAATATAGCATATATTAACTGTGGTGTAGGAATAAGAACTGGGATCATATCATCTGGAGTTCTAATTCGAACTATTAACAATGTAGAAGATGCATTTGGACATATGGTTGTTGATGCTGATGGAGAGTTGTGTTCCTGTGGAAATTATGGATGTATAGAAAGTTATGTATCAATATCCAATATAACAAAAAAGTTTATAGATGAAATAAAAGAAAATAGAGTATCTTGGTTAAATAAAAATTTAAATGATATTAATTATACAGATGTTTGTAGCCTTGGAGAAAGAGAAAATGAAGTGGCCATGAGTATTATCAAAGATACGGCTTTATATTTTGGTATAGGACTTTCAAATTATATTAAGTTATTTAATCCAGAGCTTATAATTTTAAGTGGTCCATTAATACAACAATCAAAGTTGTTTTATGAAACTACAAAAGAAATAGCTCTTCAGAAGTGTCACATAAAAAATAATAATATTCAATTTATTAGGGGTGGATATTTTGAAGATAAATCTATAGCTGTAGGAGCTTGTGCTATGGTTATACAAAAAATACAAAATTAG
- the hypD gene encoding hydrogenase formation protein HypD, which translates to MNKEILIKNILNEIQKSQVKKFNVMEVCGTHTQALSKLGIRQLVNSNINLLSGPGCPVCVTPEGYIDAAIELLKNSNVILSTFGDMMRVNGSRENLIKQREKGKDIKVLYSPLDSIALAEENKDKEIVFLGVGFETTTPIIALAVKIAKEKNIRNISFLIGMKRMEPILHYILKQPNHNINGLMCPGHVAAVKGADYFKFIVEEYNIPAVIAGFEALDIATALYFLTKQQNKTEKSFENLYKTCVSQEGNKRANELMSEVFTYCEHEWRGIGVIKDSGFTLREKYKKYDASERFGINLSKTSEKNYIRTCACSEILLGKKLPNKCELFGKGCTPEHPIGPCMVSMEGSCSIFYKYRGVE; encoded by the coding sequence ATGAATAAAGAAATCTTGATTAAAAATATTCTTAACGAAATTCAAAAGTCTCAAGTCAAAAAGTTTAATGTCATGGAAGTTTGTGGAACTCATACTCAGGCACTTTCAAAACTTGGAATTAGACAGTTGGTTAATTCTAATATAAATTTATTGTCAGGACCAGGATGTCCAGTTTGTGTTACTCCAGAAGGTTATATAGATGCAGCTATAGAATTACTTAAGAATTCAAATGTGATTTTAAGTACTTTTGGTGATATGATGAGAGTAAATGGAAGTAGAGAGAATTTAATTAAGCAAAGAGAAAAAGGAAAAGATATTAAAGTATTATATTCACCTTTAGATTCAATAGCACTTGCAGAAGAAAATAAAGATAAAGAAATAGTTTTTCTTGGAGTAGGCTTTGAAACTACTACTCCTATAATTGCTTTAGCTGTAAAGATAGCAAAGGAAAAAAATATAAGAAATATTTCATTTTTAATAGGAATGAAAAGAATGGAGCCAATACTCCATTACATACTTAAGCAGCCTAATCATAATATAAATGGATTAATGTGTCCAGGACATGTAGCAGCAGTAAAGGGAGCAGATTATTTTAAATTTATTGTAGAGGAATATAATATTCCAGCAGTAATTGCAGGTTTTGAAGCTTTAGATATTGCTACTGCTTTATATTTTTTAACGAAACAACAAAATAAAACTGAAAAAAGTTTTGAAAATTTGTATAAAACTTGTGTAAGCCAAGAAGGAAACAAAAGGGCAAATGAATTAATGAGTGAAGTATTCACATATTGCGAACATGAATGGAGAGGAATAGGAGTTATTAAAGATTCTGGATTTACTTTGAGGGAGAAATATAAAAAGTATGATGCTTCTGAAAGATTTGGAATAAATTTAAGTAAGACTTCTGAGAAAAACTATATTAGAACTTGTGCATGCAGTGAGATTTTATTGGGGAAGAAATTACCTAATAAATGTGAGCTTTTTGGAAAAGGTTGTACACCAGAGCATCCAATAGGACCTTGTATGGTATCTATGGAGGGATCTTGCTCTATTTTTTATAAGTATAGGGGAGTGGAATAA
- the hypE gene encoding hydrogenase expression/formation protein HypE: MNEMIKLIHGDGGKHTKILIEQLFYQYFNNNILLQEQDSATFTAVQGKMAFTTDSFVVKPLFFSGGNIGKLAVCGTINDLAVSGAKPFYLSSSFIIEEGFSMRSLEEIVKSMGQTCLECGAKIVTGDTKVVEKGSVDGIFINTSGIGYIINGYEVKPIEEGDKIIVTGEIGEHGTTIAVERYNLKVKGDYKSDCAPLFPFIEELKEQFPSIKIMRDPTRGGLATVLHEFSSLCKLGIHLIEKEIPISESVKSINNLLGLDPLYMACEGRMVLVVKETESQKVLDIIRSLDQGKGARIIGEFVKESNQNIFIENGFGGKRLLSPLEGSMLPRIC, from the coding sequence ATGAATGAAATGATTAAGCTTATTCATGGTGATGGAGGAAAGCATACAAAAATATTAATTGAGCAGCTTTTTTACCAATATTTTAATAACAATATTCTTTTACAAGAGCAAGACTCAGCAACATTTACAGCAGTACAAGGAAAAATGGCTTTCACCACAGATTCTTTTGTGGTAAAGCCACTGTTTTTTTCTGGGGGAAACATAGGAAAGCTTGCAGTTTGTGGTACTATTAATGATTTAGCTGTATCTGGAGCAAAGCCATTTTATTTAAGTTCGAGTTTTATAATTGAAGAAGGATTTTCAATGCGAAGCCTTGAAGAAATTGTTAAGTCTATGGGGCAAACATGTTTAGAATGTGGAGCTAAGATAGTAACAGGAGATACAAAGGTAGTTGAAAAAGGAAGTGTAGATGGAATATTCATTAATACAAGTGGAATCGGATATATAATTAACGGATATGAAGTAAAACCTATTGAAGAAGGAGATAAAATTATAGTAACTGGGGAAATTGGTGAGCATGGAACAACAATTGCAGTAGAGAGATATAACTTAAAGGTCAAAGGAGACTATAAAAGTGATTGTGCACCACTATTTCCTTTTATAGAAGAACTTAAGGAACAGTTTCCTTCAATAAAAATAATGAGGGATCCAACTCGAGGCGGATTAGCCACTGTATTGCATGAATTTTCATCACTTTGCAAGCTTGGGATACACCTAATAGAAAAGGAAATTCCAATTAGTGAAAGTGTTAAGTCTATAAATAATCTTTTAGGATTAGATCCATTATATATGGCTTGTGAGGGAAGAATGGTACTAGTTGTTAAAGAAACCGAGTCCCAAAAAGTACTTGATATAATTCGCTCACTTGATCAAGGGAAAGGAGCGAGAATTATAGGTGAATTTGTTAAAGAGTCTAATCAGAATATATTTATAGAAAACGGATTTGGTGGAAAGAGATTATTATCGCCTTTAGAGGGAAGTATGCTGCCTAGAATATGCTAA
- a CDS encoding HypC/HybG/HupF family hydrogenase formation chaperone yields the protein MCLAIPAQVRNIDNYSAIIDIMGLESRINIQLIEELKVGDYVLVHAGCAIQKIDKDYFEELQRIFQSILNSEEKV from the coding sequence ATGTGTCTTGCAATTCCAGCACAAGTTAGAAATATAGATAACTATAGTGCAATAATAGATATTATGGGGTTAGAGAGCAGAATTAATATTCAGCTTATTGAAGAACTAAAAGTGGGAGATTATGTTTTAGTTCATGCAGGCTGTGCTATTCAAAAGATTGACAAGGATTATTTTGAAGAATTACAAAGGATATTTCAATCAATACTTAATAGCGAGGAAAAAGTATGA